A single genomic interval of Helianthus annuus cultivar XRQ/B chromosome 6, HanXRQr2.0-SUNRISE, whole genome shotgun sequence harbors:
- the LOC110936417 gene encoding 3,9-dihydroxypterocarpan 6A-monooxygenase-like, which translates to MSSFEGYLFLILICLISTIFIVKFFKSTRAKSNLPPSPFRLPIIGHLHLLTPLPHQAFHRLSLRYGPIFQLFMGSEPCVVACSPETAVELLKTSLDRPQNTAVTHITYGLKDFAFAPYGTHWKSMKKIVMSQLLNGKAIDLLQPDRRDEITRFLKTLSEKASVGKAVNLEAELVKVTNNLITRITLGQRCSENAGEADDIRKLIYEITEVIGIFNLSDSIRLLKRLDLQGLLKRAKDIHRRYDALIEKIMKEHEEARKKGTQPEGKDLLNLLLDMAEDESMEIDLSRENIKAFILNIFVAGTDNSAITTEWALSELINHPKVMKKAIEEIDHVVGKNRLLQESDIPNLPYLQAIIKETLRLHPPVPMIPRRSIEDGTVAGYNIQANTTVFINVWAVGRDPNYWESPLEFRPERFQENRLDVRGQHSEFLPFGSGGRMCPGTSLGWKMVHATFGAMLQCFEWKAGKDGNLPRVDMDEGIGLSNPRANRLVCVPVARLDPTLLSIN; encoded by the exons ATGTCTAGTTTCGAAGGCTACTTATTCCTCATACTTATATGCCTGATCTCCACCATCTTCATCGTAAAATTCTTCAAATCTACTCGTGCAAAATCTAATCTTCCACCAAGCCCATTTCGCCTTCCCATCATCGGACATCTCCATCTCCTCACTCCACTCCCTCATCAAGCTTTTCACCGTCTTTCTCTCCGATATGGGCCGATATTTCAGCTATTTATGGGCTCTGAACCTTGCGTTGTCGCTTGTTCACCAGAAACAGCCGTAGAGTTGCTTAAAACCTCTTTAGATCGACCTCAAAATACAGCTGTTACTCACATAACTTACGGATTAAAGGACTTCGCCTTTGCTCCATACGGAACACATTGGAAGTCCATGAAGAAAATAGTCATGTCACAACTCCTAAATGGTAAAGCAATTGACTTGCTCCAACCAGATAGGCGCGATGAGATTACTCGTTTTTTAAAAACTTTATCTGAAAAGGCCAGTGTTGGTAAAGCGGTAAATCTTGAAGCCGAACTGGTGAAGGTGACTAATAATTTGATAACAAGAATAACTTTGGGCCAAAGATGTTCAGAAAATGCTGGTGAGGCAGATGATATAAGGAAACTGATTTACGAAATAACTGAGGTGATTGGTATATTCAACCTTTCAGATAGCATTCGCCTGCTTAAAAGACTAGACTTGCAGGGACTTCTGAAAAGAGCTAAGGACATTCATAGAAGATATGATGCATTAATAGAGAAGATCATGAAAGAGCATGAAGAGGCAAGAAAGAAAGGGACACAGCCTGAAGGGAAGGACTTGCTTAACCTTCTACTAGATATGGCAGAAGATGAAAGCATGGAGATAGATTTGTCCAGAGAAAACATCAAAGCCTTCATTCTG AATATATTTGTTGCAGGAACAGACAATTCAGCGATTACCACAGAATGGGCTTTATCAGAACTCATTAATCATCCAAAGGTTATGAAAAAAGCTATCGAAGAAATCGACCATGTTGTTGGCAAAAACAGACTTTTACAAGAATCAGACATACCAAACCTTCCCTACCTCCAAGCAATTATCAAGGAAACGTTACGTCTCCATCCACCGGTCCCAATGATTCCAAGAAGATCAATAGAAGATGGCACTGTGGCAGGCTACAACATTCAAGCAAACACTACTGTTTTTATCAATGTGTGGGCTGTTGGCCGAGACCCGAACTACTGGGAAAGCCCACTTGAATTCAGACCTGAAAGATTTCAAGAGAACCGGTTGGATGTAAGAGGACAACACTCTGAGTTTTTACCATTTGGAAGTGGGGGGAGGATGTGTCCAGGGACTTCATTAGGGTGGAAGATGGTGCATGCAACATTCGGTGCAATGCTTCAGTGCTTTGAGTGGAAGGCTGGGAAAGATGGGAACCTTCCTAGAGTTGATATGGACGAGGGTATTGGCTTAAGCAATCCTAGAGCAAACCGTTTGGTTTGTGTTCCTGTTGCGCGACTTGATCCAACACTATTATCAATAAATTAG